A genomic region of Sideroxydans sp. CL21 contains the following coding sequences:
- the chrA gene encoding chromate efflux transporter has product MSIKHLIEIFLIFLRLGFTSFGGPIAHLGYFRQEFMERRKWLDEHAYADLVSLCQFLPGPASSQVGIAIGLSRGGIPGAIAAWLGFTLPSAIMLVLFGLGLSLVGDTLGTGWLHGLKIVAVAVVAQALWGMGKSLCPDKARATIAVCAAAIATLIPSSLGQIGAIVASGLVGWAFLRTKNALPHSFIQTKTSRTTGMILIAIFFLILFLLPAVAVSSNSYVVNLFDSFYRVGSLVFGGGHVVLPLLQSQVVPSGWVSNDVFLAGYGAAQAVPGPLFTFAAYLGAVSTQAPSGWVGAGIALVAIFLPSFLLVIGILPFWESLRGHRVMQRSMLGINAAVVGLLLAAFYNPVWTSAIRSATDFCLAAFAFLLLVFWKLPPWLVVILGAVVTGLGIG; this is encoded by the coding sequence ATATCTATTAAACACCTGATTGAAATTTTCCTGATCTTTCTTCGGCTTGGGTTTACCTCATTTGGCGGCCCTATTGCGCATCTCGGGTATTTCCGTCAAGAGTTCATGGAACGACGAAAGTGGCTGGACGAGCACGCTTATGCCGATCTGGTTTCGCTGTGTCAATTTTTGCCTGGACCTGCCAGTAGCCAAGTCGGCATTGCCATTGGCTTGTCTCGGGGTGGGATTCCGGGCGCGATTGCAGCATGGCTTGGTTTCACTTTGCCTTCCGCGATTATGCTCGTGCTCTTCGGCTTGGGGCTGTCACTCGTTGGCGATACGCTCGGAACTGGCTGGCTGCATGGACTCAAGATTGTCGCTGTGGCGGTGGTGGCTCAGGCGCTTTGGGGTATGGGGAAAAGCCTCTGTCCAGATAAGGCGCGGGCAACTATTGCTGTATGTGCTGCAGCCATCGCAACGTTAATACCCTCATCACTTGGTCAGATCGGTGCAATAGTCGCCAGCGGCCTTGTTGGCTGGGCATTTCTTCGAACTAAAAATGCACTGCCGCACAGTTTCATCCAAACTAAGACCAGCAGAACCACCGGGATGATACTGATTGCGATTTTTTTCCTGATTCTGTTTTTGCTCCCCGCTGTGGCGGTAAGTTCAAACAGCTACGTCGTCAATTTGTTCGATAGTTTCTATCGTGTTGGTTCACTAGTCTTTGGCGGTGGACATGTTGTGCTGCCATTATTGCAATCGCAGGTTGTGCCTTCGGGGTGGGTATCCAATGACGTCTTCCTCGCAGGCTATGGCGCAGCGCAGGCCGTTCCGGGACCGCTGTTCACATTTGCCGCCTATCTTGGTGCTGTCTCTACGCAAGCACCTTCCGGCTGGGTTGGGGCGGGGATTGCTCTTGTTGCGATATTCCTGCCGTCATTCCTGCTGGTCATTGGAATCCTCCCATTTTGGGAGAGTCTGCGTGGTCACCGTGTGATGCAGCGATCAATGCTTGGGATTAACGCGGCAGTTGTCGGTCTGTTGCTTGCGGCTTTTTACAACCCTGTGTGGACCAGCGCAATTCGAAGCGCTACTGACTTCTGCCTGGCTGCTTTCGCCTTTCTACTGCTTGTATTCTGGAAGCTTCCACCTTGGTTGGTCGTAATACTTGGCGCAGTAGTTACCGGACTGGGGATTGGTTAA
- a CDS encoding transporter: MQEQEFVRIQLAEKLVLGTKLCHVKCAIGAAIMCTMLLASRFAIAGPPFLTDDPEPVEYQHHEFYISSIQVKTQDGSVGTLPHFEYNYGAAPDLQLHVLTPYEFNSPTNGTLQRGLGDIELGAKYRFVQETDNRPMVGIFPLVEVPVGNANKGLGNGATQVFLPVWVQKRWGEWQSYGGGGYWINNALNAKNHWFFGWQLQKDISEQLTLGAEIYHSTEQAPGLGSSSGFNIGGFYNFDENNHLLFSAGRGLTNITMTNQFSSYLGYQWTW; this comes from the coding sequence ATGCAGGAGCAGGAATTTGTGAGAATACAATTAGCAGAGAAATTAGTTTTGGGAACGAAGCTCTGTCACGTCAAATGTGCTATTGGCGCAGCGATCATGTGTACCATGCTGTTGGCCTCGCGCTTTGCAATCGCTGGCCCACCATTCCTGACGGATGATCCTGAGCCGGTCGAGTATCAGCACCACGAGTTCTATATCAGCTCAATTCAGGTGAAAACTCAAGACGGCAGCGTCGGTACGCTTCCCCATTTCGAATACAACTATGGTGCTGCACCCGATTTGCAACTTCACGTTCTGACACCCTACGAATTCAATAGTCCGACAAATGGAACTCTCCAGCGGGGATTGGGTGACATCGAACTGGGTGCGAAATACCGCTTTGTGCAAGAAACTGACAATCGTCCAATGGTAGGCATTTTTCCGCTTGTCGAAGTGCCGGTCGGCAATGCAAACAAGGGACTTGGAAACGGTGCCACCCAAGTGTTCCTGCCAGTTTGGGTGCAGAAGAGATGGGGAGAGTGGCAAAGTTACGGAGGTGGTGGTTACTGGATCAACAACGCTTTGAACGCCAAGAATCACTGGTTTTTCGGATGGCAATTGCAGAAGGATATTTCGGAGCAACTTACGCTGGGTGCAGAGATATACCACAGTACTGAACAGGCACCCGGCTTAGGATCAAGTTCCGGATTCAACATTGGGGGGTTTTATAACTTTGATGAGAACAACCACCTGCTTTTTTCTGCTGGCCGAGGCTTGACGAATATTACTATGACAAATCAGTTTTCGTCTTATCTTGGGTATCAATGGACTTGGTGA
- the istA gene encoding IS21 family transposase: MYQYRNVLVRMRQGDSDRDIARSKTMGRKKLAQVREIASERGWLAPEFPLPDDGVLSTLFERREALPVSCISTLEPWRDQITKWHAAGIQGTTIHATLVRNHGFTGSYSSMYRFLGQLVSLQQPDVPLRLTFKPGEAVQVDFGAGPLITDVYTGEIFKTWFFVMTLCWSRHQYAEFVRDQTVATWLGCHRRAFESFSGVPSRVIIDNAKCAITKACVYEPDVQRAYAECAEGYAFKIDPCPPRDPQKKGIVEAGVKYIKGSFLPLREFRDLDDANRQLQAWVMNEAGNRIHGTTREAPLKRFAEVEKSLLNALPSVPPELASWAKVKVHRDAHVQYETNHYSVPFRLIGCDLWLKATGTMVTLYREHEAVASHVRLTGKGLRDTVTDHMPPEAQAWQMQDTQWCLKSALQIGPACHAMVHAMFGDHVLIKMRAVQGVLRLKQKYGAARLEAACQRANHYGTPGYKVVKIILEKGLDQLAPLAAFDALATTYTQGGRFCRDTQTILQ; this comes from the coding sequence ATGTATCAGTACCGAAATGTTTTGGTGCGCATGCGCCAAGGCGATTCTGATCGGGATATTGCCCGGTCCAAAACGATGGGACGCAAAAAACTCGCACAGGTTCGCGAGATCGCCAGCGAACGTGGCTGGCTTGCCCCCGAGTTTCCTTTGCCCGATGACGGAGTGCTGTCCACGCTGTTTGAGCGCAGGGAGGCATTGCCTGTCAGCTGTATTTCAACGCTGGAACCCTGGCGTGATCAGATCACCAAGTGGCATGCGGCCGGTATTCAGGGCACCACCATCCACGCCACGCTGGTGCGCAATCACGGTTTTACCGGCAGTTATTCCTCGATGTATCGCTTTCTGGGGCAACTCGTTTCCCTGCAGCAGCCGGATGTTCCGCTACGCCTGACGTTCAAGCCTGGCGAAGCGGTTCAGGTTGATTTCGGTGCTGGTCCGCTCATCACCGATGTGTACACCGGCGAGATCTTCAAGACCTGGTTCTTCGTGATGACCTTGTGCTGGTCGCGTCACCAGTATGCCGAGTTTGTCCGCGACCAGACCGTGGCGACATGGCTGGGCTGCCATCGGCGTGCGTTTGAGTCGTTCTCGGGCGTACCCTCACGCGTCATCATCGACAATGCCAAGTGCGCCATCACCAAAGCCTGCGTCTATGAGCCGGATGTGCAACGGGCGTATGCCGAATGTGCGGAAGGATATGCGTTCAAAATCGATCCTTGTCCTCCACGGGATCCACAAAAAAAAGGAATCGTTGAGGCAGGCGTCAAATATATCAAGGGCAGTTTCCTGCCGCTGCGCGAATTCCGCGATCTGGATGACGCCAACCGCCAGTTGCAGGCGTGGGTGATGAACGAGGCGGGCAACCGCATTCACGGCACGACCCGCGAAGCCCCTCTCAAACGCTTCGCCGAGGTGGAGAAAAGCCTGCTCAATGCTTTGCCCAGCGTTCCACCTGAGTTGGCCAGCTGGGCCAAGGTCAAAGTCCACCGTGACGCGCACGTCCAATACGAGACCAACCACTATTCGGTGCCGTTCCGGCTGATCGGATGCGACCTGTGGTTGAAGGCGACCGGCACCATGGTGACGCTGTACCGCGAACACGAAGCGGTTGCCAGCCATGTGCGACTGACGGGGAAAGGGCTGCGCGACACCGTGACCGACCATATGCCGCCCGAAGCGCAGGCGTGGCAAATGCAGGACACACAGTGGTGTTTGAAATCGGCCTTGCAGATTGGTCCGGCCTGCCATGCCATGGTGCATGCCATGTTCGGCGACCATGTCTTGATCAAGATGCGTGCTGTACAGGGCGTGCTGCGGCTCAAACAGAAATACGGCGCAGCCAGATTGGAAGCGGCCTGCCAGCGCGCCAACCATTACGGCACGCCGGGCTACAAGGTGGTCAAGATCATTCTTGAGAAGGGACTGGATCAGCTCGCGCCGCTGGCAGCCTTCGACGCACTGGCCACCACATACACCCAAGGCGGCCGATTCTGCCGCGATACCCAAACCATTCTTCAATGA
- a CDS encoding SOS response-associated peptidase family protein, which produces MERHWEIGRRNQPDWWKSVPVYPRAPGPFIRASTDSNDRELVIGQWGLIPWFAKAAKLSYSTNNARFEEITSKASYEQSWAKGYRCIIPALSFDEPCWETGKNVWWSFRRADDTPWGLAGLWNTWIDKKTGAIHESYTMLTINADDHPLMSRMHKPDPKLPRGQQDKRSVVSIEPANVDIWLRGTVDEATKLIAAPSMEVLQAEPR; this is translated from the coding sequence ATCGAGCGCCACTGGGAGATAGGCCGACGTAACCAGCCTGACTGGTGGAAATCCGTTCCGGTATACCCCCGCGCCCCAGGTCCGTTCATCAGGGCATCAACGGACTCGAATGATCGCGAGCTCGTCATAGGCCAATGGGGATTGATACCCTGGTTCGCCAAGGCTGCGAAACTTTCTTATTCAACCAACAATGCTAGATTTGAGGAAATCACGAGCAAAGCGTCTTACGAGCAGTCGTGGGCTAAGGGATACCGATGCATCATCCCGGCGCTGTCATTCGACGAGCCCTGCTGGGAGACTGGCAAGAACGTATGGTGGAGCTTCCGCCGTGCAGATGACACGCCCTGGGGATTGGCCGGTCTCTGGAACACTTGGATCGACAAAAAAACGGGCGCAATTCACGAAAGCTATACGATGCTCACCATCAATGCCGACGACCATCCATTGATGTCACGCATGCATAAGCCAGATCCGAAGCTGCCACGTGGCCAGCAAGACAAGCGTAGTGTCGTCTCAATCGAGCCCGCAAATGTGGACATCTGGCTACGAGGCACAGTTGACGAAGCAACAAAATTGATTGCTGCACCTTCCATGGAAGTCCTCCAGGCCGAACCGAGGTGA
- a CDS encoding DoxX family protein: MKSDLLMRLTASSPSPANLLIRLSLGLVFLPEGIQKLIFPELLGVGRFIKIGIPSPELMGPFVGGVEMICGALILVGLLTRLAAIPLVIIMLVALASTKIPILLGHDWWMFHVSSLPRYGFWSFMHETRADWAMLMGALFLFIEGAGRWSLDNSLHNRT; encoded by the coding sequence ATGAAATCTGATCTGTTAATGCGGTTAACGGCTTCATCCCCATCACCTGCAAATCTGTTGATTCGTCTTTCACTGGGCTTGGTTTTTCTGCCCGAGGGTATTCAGAAGCTGATTTTTCCTGAACTGCTGGGCGTTGGTCGCTTCATTAAAATCGGTATTCCCAGCCCGGAGTTGATGGGACCTTTTGTTGGCGGTGTGGAGATGATCTGTGGTGCGCTAATCCTGGTTGGATTGTTAACGCGACTCGCAGCCATTCCTCTTGTCATTATTATGCTCGTGGCACTAGCCTCGACTAAAATCCCGATCCTGCTTGGCCATGATTGGTGGATGTTCCATGTAAGTTCGTTGCCTCGCTATGGCTTCTGGAGCTTCATGCATGAAACACGAGCCGACTGGGCTATGTTGATGGGCGCATTGTTTCTATTTATTGAGGGTGCGGGAAGATGGTCACTGGACAATTCTTTACACAACCGCACTTGA